In Bradyrhizobium paxllaeri, the genomic stretch GCGCCAGCACGTCGGAGATATGCCGGCAATTGCGCGCGGTCGACAGCAGGAACGCCAGCGGCGTCAGCAGCAGGATCGCCGCGCCGAACAGCGGCGGCAGCTTGGCAGCCAGACCATAGCCGAGCGTGGTCGCGATCATGCACACGGTAACGAGCCCGCAGCCGAGCCCATGTGTGAACGCAATGCGCCGCTCGCGCGGCACTTTTGGCAACAGCCGGTAGCATTCGACCCACAGGGTGACGGCGATGAAATGCGTGACCAGTACGAGGTGACGGCGCCTGGTCTTGGGCGTTTTCATCAGCGGCAACACCGACACCACCATCGGAAACAGCCTGATGGCGCTGACGGTGACCGCAATCGCCGCCTGCACCGCGGTCGCGCCGGAGCCGAGCGTCGAAATCAGGATGATCTGCGCCGGCCCCGCCCAGACCAGGATCGTACTGCCGAGCACCCAGCCCAGGCTGAA encodes the following:
- a CDS encoding AzlC family ABC transporter permease, yielding MALPPLDSLQWKSPLRAFAWGMSSVASTVLTLVLFATYLGIGALAHDSGFSLGWVLGSTILVWAGPAQIILISTLGSGATAVQAAIAVTVSAIRLFPMVVSVLPLMKTPKTRRRHLVLVTHFIAVTLWVECYRLLPKVPRERRIAFTHGLGCGLVTVCMIATTLGYGLAAKLPPLFGAAILLLTPLAFLLSTARNCRHISDVLALVLGLALFPLISMLHTGVDILISGIMAGSIAYGFHWWRERARA